In Aeromicrobium wangtongii, the DNA window CACGCCACTGTTCGACGTGCTCGCCGGCGGGAGCGTCCAGGTCCAGCGTCCCGTCACCGGCGGCCATCCCGACCAGCAGCGAGCTGAGCGACTTGGCGATCGAGTAGACCTTGTGCGGGGTGCGCGCAGATCCCCCGTTCCAGTACGCGTCGTGGACCAGACGGCCGTCCTTCACGACCGCCACGCACGTGGATCCGTTCGCGGCCAGATCGGCGTCCAACGCCGTCCAGTCGCCGCGCTCCGCCCGCGGCCAGCTGGTGCCGGGAAAGACCGGCGCCGGGGTGGCAGCGGGGCTCGGCGTGGCCTCGGGCGCGTCGCGCGTCGGCGCGGGCTGTGGTGAGCTGTCCGGCTGGACGTCCGCCGATCCCGAGCACGCAGCAACGGCGAGCAGCGCCCCGGTGGCCAGCGCAGCTCGGATCCTCACGGGTCCACCCTGCCAGCCCGGCTCAGCGCGTCTCGCGCGGCAGACGGATGCGGATGGGACCGCGGGCTGCCGCGAGGTCGATCACCTCACCGCGCTGGGTGATCTCGACCTCCCCGCGGTCGACCAGCCGGGCCGCGGCGTCCCGCACCGGTTGCATCAGCGGACGCCAGTCATCGGGGGCCGCCGCACGGGCCACGTCCGAAGGGCAGATGGTCGAGGTGCGGGCGCGCGACCGGAGCAGCTCGAGGATGCGCCGCTCGAGATCGGCACCGGGATGACTGGCGTCGGGCACCGGACCAGCGTCCCTCCGCAGGAGGTCGTCCACAACTGGTGACGCATCCCACCGGACCTCGACGTTCGCTTGTTGGGATCGTGAGCGACAATAAAGGGATGCCCACCTCGTCGGATCTGCGCCTGTTGCTGCGCCATCCGGTGGAGTTCGTGGTCGGCGAGACACCGGCGGAGTCCCGGTTCGTCTTCCACACCCCCGATGGCGACCGCACCGCCACGGCCAACGAGGCGATCGGCCCGCTCAGCCAGGGCATTCGCGTCATGTCCGCCGACAAGTCGGTGCGTGCCTGGGCGACCCCGGCGATCCTCGCGCTGCGCATCATGGCCCGCGGCGCGCTCGGTGCCCCGAACCCCAACGAGCTGAGCCAGCTGCAGAGCGCCGGCGCCGCGATCGGTCCGAACCCGGGCGCCGGTCAGGCCGCCATCATGGGCTTCCTCAAGGCACTGGAGGTCGACGCACCCCCGGCCGCGTCCACCCCCCAGCGGCAGCCCTACGTCGCCCCGCAGGCCTCGAGCCAGCGGCCCCGTGAGACGACGTTCTCGTGGTCGCTGATCGTGACGTTCCTGGAGAACCCCGCCCCCGACCAGGCGGCCGTCGTCCGGCTGCGCGTGCATCCGCGGGCCAGCTCGTGGGGCGCCTTCGACGCGAACGACCTGTTCAACGGGTCGACGCACCCCATGGCCGAGGACGCGAAGGAGCCCACCGCCGCGATGCTGCGCCGGCTCGAGGCGTGGTGGCAGCCTGCTGCCGCGCTGCGCGACCCGCACTCGCGCGGCGCCGTCACCGTCAGCCCCGACTCGCTCGCCCGCCTCGGCGACCGCAGCCTCGCCCCGACCTTCATGGCCAACCGCATCGAGGTGCGCTGGCCGCCTGAGCTCGTCCGTGAGCTGTCGACGTCCGCGATCGTGCGCCGTCAGGAGACTCCCGGGTCCGACCGGCCGTCCGCATTCACCCAGGGCCAGCTGTTCACCTTCGACTGGCAGGTCGCGCTGGGCCAGGACGTCCTGTCGCCGACCGAGCTGGACCAGCTGGCCGCCTCGCAGACCGGACTGCTGCGGCTGCGCGACCGCTGGGTGTTCGTCGACAAGGCCAAGCTGCACCGGGTGCTGGAGAACCGCACCCACCACATCTCTGCGCTCGAGGCCCTGCGGGCCGCGGTCACCGGTGAGATGGAGATCGACGGCCGCAAGACCGAGGTCGACACCGTCGGCTGGCTGGAGGAGGTCCGCCGCAAGCTCGCGGTGCAGGACCGCGACATCGCCCCGGCGATCCAGCCGTCCGACCTCGACGGCCACCTGCGCGACTACCAGCTGCAGGGACTGCGCTGGATGACCCAGCTGGTCGACCTGGGCCTCGGCGGCATCCTGGCCGACGACATGGGTCTGGGCAAGACCGTCATGCTCATCTCGCTGCACCTGCAGCGTGCCGTCGACACGACCGCCCCCACGCTCGTCGTGTGCCCCGCGTCCGTGCTGGGCAACTGGGAGCGCGAGATCAAGCGCTTCGCCCCCACCGTGCCCGTGCACCGCTATCACGGGCCGGGGCGCAGCCTCCAGGACGTCAAGGACGGCTTCCTGGTCACGACCTACGCCACGATGCGCGCCGATGTCATCGAGCTGTCCGAGCACGAGCCCGGATGGGGCCTGGTCGTCGCCGACGAGGCGCAGAACATCAAGAACCCGCACGCGCGCACCGCGCAGGCGATCCGCGACATCCCCGCGGTGGCCCGCCTGGCGCTCACCGGCACCCCGGTGGAGAACAACCTCTCCGAGCTGTGGGCGATCCTGGACTGGTCGACACCCGGTCTGCTGGGCACCTACGAGCAGTTCCGCCGCACCTGGTCGCGGGACATCGAGGCGCGCCGCGACCCCGAGAAGGCCAACGGGCTCTCCCAGCTGATCCGGCCGTTCGTGCTGCGCCGCCGCAAGTCCGATCCGGGTATCGCCCCCGAGCTGCCGCCCAAGATCGAGACCGATCACCGGGTCAACCTGACCCGCGAGCAGGTCGGGCTGTACGAGGCCGTCGTGCGCAGCACGATGGCTCAGATCCAGGAGGCGCAGGGTATCCAGCGCCGCGGCCTGGTCGTGAAGCTGCTGACCCAGCTCAAGCAGATCTGCAACCACCCGGCGCAGTTCCTGCGCGAGCCGGAGTCCAAGCTGCTGGGACGTTCGGGCAAGCTCGGCGTCTTCGACGAGCTGGTCGACGAGATCGTGGCAGAGGAGGGCGCGACCCTCGTGTTCACGCAGTACGCCCAGATGGGTCGGCTGCTGACCCGCCACCTGGACGAGAAGAAGATCGCCAACCAGTTCCTGCACGGCGGCACCACGGTGCGCGGCCGCGAGAAGATGGTCAACGAGTTCCAGGCCGGGCGGATGCCGGTGTTCGTGCTCTCGCTCAAGGCGGCCGGCGTGGGCCTGAACCTGACCCGGGCCGATCACGTCATCCACTACGACCGGTGGTGGAACCCTGCCGTCGAGGACCAGGCCACCGACCGCGCCCACCGCATCGGCCAGACCAAGAACGTCCAGGTCCACCGGCTGATCAGCGAGGGCACGATCGAGGAGTCGATCGCCGAGCTCATCCGCTCGAAGCGATCGCTGGCCGATGCGGTCGTCAACGGCGGCGAGGGCGCGCTGACCGAGCTGTCGGACGCCGCACTGGCCGACCTCGTGCGCCTGCGCCGCTGACCGGGCTCAGCCCAGGCAGCTCTTCAGCTGCGAGACCCGGTAGAAGTACGGGTTGAGCGCCGACGGCGTGCAGGAGGCGTTGAACTGCACGGGCTGCTCGTTGTAGCGCATCGTCACCAGCACCTCGCCGGACGCATTGCGGAACGCAGTCCACTCCAGGTTGCCGGCCAGCCGTCCTGCGACGAAGCCGCGCCAGGGATTGCTGCCGTACGAGAACGCCCGGGACGCCTGCTTCTGGCTGCGGGGCGCCTTGATCAGGGCCGCGAACGGCATCGTCACCTCGCCGTGGGCCAGACGGAAGACCGCTGCGGTGCTGCCACCCGCGATGCGCGCGTCGAGGGCCCCGAAGAAGTCCTTCAGGACGGGCCGCGCGCCCCGATACGAGCTGGTCTGGCCCTTCACGCCCGGGCCGAACCGGTAGAACGTGCGGGCGTCGGTGGCCTCCGCGAGGTGCTTGGCCGCGGAGACCGGCACGTAGTCGGCGAACGTCACCCGGGTGTCCTTCGCCAGGCCGGGGGCCGTGGAGTAGAGCTGGTAGACGTCCAGCGCCTTGCCGACCGGGTTGCTGAGCCGGTTGACGTACGACTTCTTGTACAACCGCAGCAGGACGGTGCGGGCAGCGGCCTTGACGCTGGAGCGGCGCAGGACCTTCGCGGTCGCGGCGCGGCCGGCCTTCGTGGACCCTTCCGGGATCAGCAGATCCTTGTTGACCTTTCGCGAGGGCGACGGGATCGACGGAACCACCGACTGCAGGCCGCGGCGGAAGTAGTTGGCGCTCTGCTTGGTGCGGTACACCGGGCTGGTCTGGGCCGCGATCTTCTCGCCCCGCAGGCCCACGGCGGTGAAGAAGCCTTGGTACGTGCTGGCCGTGCGGCGTCCGATGCTGCGCCACTCGTCCTTGCCGACGGTGCTGAGATTTCCGTAGCCGAGCTTCTTCTCCGCGCGCTGGAAGGCGCGCAGCTGGTCGTCGAACTTCGTGCCGCGGGTGGTGAGCGCGTTCTTGCGCCGGGCGCCCTTCCAGACCGCGAGGGCGCGCTTCTCGGTGCCGGGGCCGGTCAGCGACCGGGCCCCGTGGCGGCCGACGTTCTGGACGAAGAACAGCTCGTACCCGGCCGGCGGTGCGACGACCGACGTGCCCGGATCTCCGTACGGCGTCTGGTTGGCGTAGAACCGGTCGTTGCTGATGTCGGCGTGCGCGCCGCTCATCGGCAGCGACAGCGCCGCCACGACGACGGTGGCCAGGGTGAGGGGGCGCCGGGATCTCATCGTTCCACTGTAGGACGGATCTTTCTGCGTCTCGGCCGCCCGAGCAGCAGAAATGCAGAAAGATCCGTCCACCCCCTAGGATCGGGCGGTGCTCCGACCGTCCCGCGCCGCGCGGCTGCTCAGCGTCGTCATCGCGTGCCTCGTGGCCGTGGCCGTCCTGACCCCCGTGCAGGCCTCGGCCAAGACCGATCCGCGCCTGACCCGCCCGCTGTTCGCCGACCCCACGTCGACGGCGGCGGTCGCTGCCAAGCGCGACAAGCGCTTCGCGTCCCTGGCCCGGACGCCCCAGGCGTTCTGGGCCACCGACGGTCTGCCGACCAGGACGGTTCGCAGGTCCGTGGCCGCCTACACCAAGCGGGCCGCGAAGAAGAAGCGCACGCCGGTCATCGCGGTGTACGCGATCCCCGCCCGCGACTGCGGCAGCCACTCCGCCGGCACCTTCGACCCCCGGACGTACCGGCGCTGGATCGCCCAGGTCGCCGCCGGGCTCAAGGGAGCCAAGGCCATCGTCGTCCTGGAGCCTGATGCCCTGGCGATGCTCGGCCAGTGCGATCAGGGCGATCGCATCGGGCTGATCCGCTACGCGGTCGGCAAGCTCAAGCGCGCCGGGGCGTGGGTCTACCTCGACGCCGGCCACTCCCGCTGGATCGCTCCGGACGTCATGGCGCAACGGCTCAAGGCGGCCGGTATCTCGTCCGCCCGGGGCTTCGCGACCAATGTGGCGAGCTTCCAGGCCACCGCGGACGAGAAGGTCTACGGCGACGCCGTCGTGGCCTCACTGCGCACGCGGGGCGTCACCGGCAAGCGCTACGTCATCGAGACCGCGCGCAACGGCGCCCCCACGGCTGCCGGCGACTTCTGCAACCCGGTGGCGGCGCGGGTCGGCGCCAAGCCGCGCATCGTGCGCCGCGGGGCGATCGACGCCTACCTGTGGGTCAAGCACCCCGGCGAGTCCGACGGCGCGTGCAACGGCGGACCGAGGGCCGGCGCCTGGTGGGCCGCCGGGGCGCTGACCCTGCTCGGTCGCTGAGGGCCTCCTCAGCGGGCCTTGCGGTCCGCGAGGATCGCGGCGACGTTGAGCGACGCCCACGACAGCGTCGCGCCGAGCACCTTGGCCTTGGCACCCTTGGCCCGACCCTCCGGGGTGAGCAGCACAGCGTCCGCCAGATCCAGCGCGACCCGCGCCCACATGGCCTGCTCCCGGGCGGCTGCGGAGGGGGCGAGCAACGCGAGGGTGCTGACGGCCAGGTCGCGCGGACCGAACAGCCGGGCGACGAGGTCGTAGCGCTGCTGCTTGACCGGGTTGTTCGTGAGCGCGGCACCGAGGTGCCGGGGCTTGACGAGGGCGAAGGCCGCGTACCCGGCCGTCGCTGCGGACATGATCTTGCTGTAGCTCGGTGTCATGGCACCCGACGCTAGTTCCGGCGCCGTCACCCCGCACCTCAGAATTGCGGCGCCCGGCCCGGCGACTACTGCACCAGCGGATAGGCGACGAACAGCGCGGCCGCTGCGGCGGCCCCGAAGGCGTAGGTCGTCGACTTGAGCACCGCGCCGAACCGCAGGCGCAGCTTGGTCACGCTCTGCACGCCCAGGAAGACGCACGCCAGCGGCATCAGCAGCCAGCACACGCCCCAGCCGGAGAAGACGTCGTCCGGCCACGCGACCCCGCCGGTGTCGGCCACCGCGGCGACCAGCACGACATAGGCCGGGAACAGCATCGGCAGGGATCCGCGCAGCGCGGCCCCGGCGGCGACCCGTATGCCGGAGCGCATCTCGCCATCGACCAGCCTCTCCGCACGCGGCTCACCGACCGGCGGACCGCTGAGGGATGAGAAGAACGCGCGCCGTCGCAGCAGCAGGATCGTGGTGGCCAGCACGACCGCGAGCATCCACCAGGCCCCCGCGTCGGAGTCCTGCATCGCCGGCGGCCGGTACTCGTACGGCACGAAGTCGTTGGTGAACCAGATCAGCGACGGCACGAGGGCGACGACGAAGGCTGCCAGCGCCAGGCCGATCGCCAAGGTCTGCAGCTTGGTCCAGCGGGTGACCACGTCGTCGGCCGCCACGGCCTCGGTCGCCGGCTCACTCACCGGCTCGTTCACCGGCAGGGGCCGGACGACTCCGGGCGCCGCGGCAGCCACGGGCCGGGGCCCGGCGCCGATGTCGGGCGTCGTGCTGATCCCGGTCAGCGCGGCGCGCATCTCCTGCACGCTCTGGTATCGGTCAGCAGGATCGATCGCCATCGCCTTGCGCACCACGTCGGCAAGGGCGGCGGGCACCTCGGGCGTGATGGCACGGGGATCGGGTCGGGGGTGGCTGCGGTGCGCCAGCAGCTGGGAGGCCATGGTGCCCGCGAACGGCGGGGTGCCGGTCAGGCACTCGTACAGCAGGCAGCCGACCGAGTAGATGTCGCTGCGCTCGTCGGCACGTCCGTCGAACTGCTCGGGCGCCATGTAGTGCGGCGTGCCAGCGACCGTCGCAGTGGCGTCGGAGGCGGCCCGGGCGATGCCGAAGTCGACGATCTTGATGCCGCCGTCCTGGGTCACCAGGATGTTCGCGGGCTTGATGTCCAGGTGCAGGATGTCGGCGGCGTGGCAGGCGGCGAGCCCCTCCAGCACGCCCCGCACGACGATCACCGAGCGCAGGCTCGGGCCGCGCAGGGCCAGCAGGTCCTTCAGGGACGTCCCCTCGACCAGCTCCATGACCAGGTGCGGCGTGATCTCGCCGTCGCCGTCGGCCATGTGCACCAGGTCGTGCACCGTCACGACATGGGGGTGCGAGACCCGTGCCAGGGTCGCCACCTCACGGGTGATGCGGCGCATCGCCCGCGGGTCGTCCGCCAGGAAGTGCGAGAACCGCTTGATCGCCACCTCGCGCTGCAGCTGGCTGTCCCGGGCGCGGAACACGACACCGTGGTTACCGGCCCCAATACGTCCCAGCAGCTCGAAACGCTGCTCGACCGGGACGGTCTGGGGAACCCCGATCGGGACGATCGGGGTCGTCGCAAGAGGATCGGGGGCCACGCTCATCCTCCTGATCCGGGTGCGGGCGGGACACTTCGACGGTACGCCGTCCATCCCATTGTCCCTACTGACCGGTGACGCCCTGCAGATGGACGGTTCCGGTGGTGTCCAGGGCGACGGTGACGGTGACCCCGGCCAGCTTGATCACCGCTCCCCCGCGCAGCGTGACCCAGTCGCCGCTGATGGGCTCGCCGTCGACAGTCGTGCCGTTGGTGCTGCCCAGGTCCTTGATCTGCCACGTCGGGCCCTGCTGCCGGATCGCGGCGTGCCGGTACGACACCTCCGGCTCGGGGAAGGTCACCGGGCTGGCGGGCAGGCGCCCCAGCACGGCGCCGTCCGCGCCGACGACGCTGGCCCGTCCGCCCCGCGCCAGACGCAGGACGCCGGCCACGTTCATGGTCGGTGCCGGGTCGTGCAGGTCCGGGACCAGCGCAGGGAAGTTCATCGTCGCATCCGGGTCGATCGCGGCCCGCGGTGCGGACGGGACGGGCCGCGGTCGGGCGGCCCTCGACGGCGACTCCGAGACGGCGTCCCACCCGATCGGCTGCGCCGTGGGCTCCCGGCGGACCGGCTCGGCCCGGCCCGTGCCCCGCGCCGGCGGGATCCAGCCCGATCGCAGGCCGGGATCCACCTGGACGGTGACCCTGACCTCGGCCGGCAGGGCCCAGCCGACCCGCTCGGCGTGATCGCGGTAGAGCACGGCGCCGTCCTCGCCGAGGCGCTCGAGGTCTCCGTCGGGGTCGAGCCGTTCGAGGTCCTCCGGCGCGATGCGGACGGCCAGCTCGCCGAAGGCCAGCCGTTCGCCGCTGGGCATGATGACGTGCTGGCCGGTCAGCGCCCGGGCGAACCGGCGGCGCAGCACCGCGGCCGAACCGGTCGGGTACGACACCAGCTTCGCGGCGATCTCGGTGGCGGCGGCCTTCTTGGTGCTGGTGCCGAAGATGCTCTGCGCGATCCGCAGCCCGCCCAGGATCACCACGACGAAGACGACGAGGATCAGCAGGTTGGAGGTCAACGTCGACAAAAGGCCCATGGCATCATCGTCAGGGTCGCCCGTGCAGATCGACGAATCCGTGCGGAACGCGTTCCACCCCTCGATCCCCGTCCCCGCAAGGAGCCCCGGTGCTGCACATCGCCTGGTCTGCCGGCGAGCACTCCGGTCGGGTCAGCCTCGACGCCGGGTCGACGTTCATCCTGGCCCGGCGCATGAACCTGCCCGAGCAGCTGCCGCTGGTCGCTGAGGAGATCGACGGATCGGCGTACGTGTTCGTGCGCCTGCCCTATGTCAGCGATCCGGCGCTGGTCATCACCGCGACCGCGTCCCAGCCGGTCGTCCACCGCGGGCAGCGTGACAACGGGGCCGTCGTCGAGATCACGACGCCCACCGGTGCCGCCACGACCCCGGCGCCCGGCCAGAAGGTCTCGCTGACCGACACCGGCAGCCGCGTCGAGCTGCGGTTCCCCGATCTGACGTTCACCGCGGTGGTCGAGTTCACCGCCCCCGCCGTGCCCGACGGCTCGGGCACCGTGCAGCTGGGGGTCGACTCGCTGCAGCACGACGACGCATGGCTGGTCGCCGCGATCGCCGTCGCCCTCTCGCCCGAGAACGGGGTCGTCGGGCACGGCGACCTCAAGCAGGCGTTCGCCCGCTGGCGCGGCGTCGAGGAGCACAGCGACGGTGCCTTCGACCGCAACATCCTCCGCCCGGCGCTGTCGGCCCGCGGTATCGAGGCGGGCCCACGGATGAACAAGATCGTCCTGCTGGTGGAACGCTGCCGGCGGACGGCGGAGTTCCCGGCGCGCCTGCTCGACGACGTCCGCACGCGCCTACGGGCCGTGGGGTTCCTGCTCGACACCTGAGAGACTCGACCCATGAACTGGGACGAGCTGGGCGACGAGCTGGAACGGATCGGCAGCACACCGGATCTCGCGTACCGGGTGGGCGAGTACCGGCGCCTGCTGGACGACTACTCCCCCGGCCAGGAGGGGCGCGCGGAGGTGCTGGCCAACCTGGCCGACGATCTGACCGCCGACGGGCAGCTCGACGAGGCCGAGTCGCTCTACGAGCAGGCCATCGCCGACGGGGGCCGCACCGTGCTGAACCCGCACGTCGGGCTGCTGTCGGTCGCCCTCGAGCGGGTCGACGACGCGCGGGCCGACGAGCTGTTGGCCGTCCTGCTCGCCGAGAGCCGCGCCGACCGACTCGTGGTGGGTGACTACGAGTGGATCGGCGAGACCCTCGAGGAGGCCGGCCGGCTGCGGGCGGCGCTGCGCTGGTTCACGATCCCGCTGCGCGACATCCAGCCGGCTGACATCGACCTGATGCCGGTCCTCGCGCTCAACGGCCGGTGGCGCGTCCGCCGCGCGCTCGACCTGCCCATCGACGCCTATGACGAGGCCTACGAGGTCTGGCACGAGGTCAACGAGAGCAAGCCCTGACCGCAGCTACGGCACGGTGATGACGATCTTGCCGCGGGTGTGGCCGTCCTGGCTGAGCTCCCACGCCTGCTGGGTCTCGGCGAGCGGGAACTTCGCCGCGATCTGGACCGTGATGGTGCCGTCGTCGAAGAGCTCGGCCAGCTCGGTCAGGTCGTCGACATCGGGTGTCACGAAGACGTACTGACCGCCCATGTCGTTGACCCCGGGGTCGATGATCGACGCGATCCGCCCGGCGGACGACTCGGCCAGCAGCTCAGGGCTCACCGCCAAGTCACTGCCGTGGAGATCGAGCACCGCGGTCACGCCGTCGGGGACGATCGCCCGCACCCGCTCGACGAGGCCGTCGCCGTACTCGACGGGTTCGGCCCCGAGATCGCGCAGGTAGTCGTGGTTGCCCTCGGACGCGGTGCCGATCACGCGGGCACCCAGGGACACCGCGATCTGCACCGCGAACGAGCCCACGCCGCCCGACGCGCCGTGGATCAGCACCGTGTCGCCGGGCGCGACCTCCAGCGTGTGCACGAGGCACTGGAACGCGGTGAGCCCGGCGAGCGGGATCGCGGCCGCCTCCTCGAAGCTGGCGTTGGCCGGCTTGCGGGTGACGGTGCGGACCGGGGCGGCGACCTTCTCGGCGAGCGTGCCGCCGTGCACGGCGTCCTTGCGCAGGTAGCCGAACACCTCGTCACCCGGCTCGAGGGTCGTCACGGCGGGCCCGACCGCCTCGACCACGCCCGACACGTCCCAGCCCGGGATGACCGGGAAGAACGTGTCGAGCAGGGGCTCCAAGCCGCCGGCGGCGACCTTCCAGTCGACCGGGTTGACCGATGAGGCCAACACCCGCACCAGCACCCAGTCGGGCCCGACCTTCGGCTCGTCGACCTCGGTCAGCTCGAGCGGCCCGCCGAAGGAGGCGTAGGTGACTGCCTTCACTG includes these proteins:
- a CDS encoding DUF3253 domain-containing protein, which encodes MPDASHPGADLERRILELLRSRARTSTICPSDVARAAAPDDWRPLMQPVRDAAARLVDRGEVEITQRGEVIDLAAARGPIRIRLPRETR
- a CDS encoding DEAD/DEAH box helicase is translated as MPTSSDLRLLLRHPVEFVVGETPAESRFVFHTPDGDRTATANEAIGPLSQGIRVMSADKSVRAWATPAILALRIMARGALGAPNPNELSQLQSAGAAIGPNPGAGQAAIMGFLKALEVDAPPAASTPQRQPYVAPQASSQRPRETTFSWSLIVTFLENPAPDQAAVVRLRVHPRASSWGAFDANDLFNGSTHPMAEDAKEPTAAMLRRLEAWWQPAAALRDPHSRGAVTVSPDSLARLGDRSLAPTFMANRIEVRWPPELVRELSTSAIVRRQETPGSDRPSAFTQGQLFTFDWQVALGQDVLSPTELDQLAASQTGLLRLRDRWVFVDKAKLHRVLENRTHHISALEALRAAVTGEMEIDGRKTEVDTVGWLEEVRRKLAVQDRDIAPAIQPSDLDGHLRDYQLQGLRWMTQLVDLGLGGILADDMGLGKTVMLISLHLQRAVDTTAPTLVVCPASVLGNWEREIKRFAPTVPVHRYHGPGRSLQDVKDGFLVTTYATMRADVIELSEHEPGWGLVVADEAQNIKNPHARTAQAIRDIPAVARLALTGTPVENNLSELWAILDWSTPGLLGTYEQFRRTWSRDIEARRDPEKANGLSQLIRPFVLRRRKSDPGIAPELPPKIETDHRVNLTREQVGLYEAVVRSTMAQIQEAQGIQRRGLVVKLLTQLKQICNHPAQFLREPESKLLGRSGKLGVFDELVDEIVAEEGATLVFTQYAQMGRLLTRHLDEKKIANQFLHGGTTVRGREKMVNEFQAGRMPVFVLSLKAAGVGLNLTRADHVIHYDRWWNPAVEDQATDRAHRIGQTKNVQVHRLISEGTIEESIAELIRSKRSLADAVVNGGEGALTELSDAALADLVRLRR
- a CDS encoding histidine phosphatase family protein — its product is MRSRRPLTLATVVVAALSLPMSGAHADISNDRFYANQTPYGDPGTSVVAPPAGYELFFVQNVGRHGARSLTGPGTEKRALAVWKGARRKNALTTRGTKFDDQLRAFQRAEKKLGYGNLSTVGKDEWRSIGRRTASTYQGFFTAVGLRGEKIAAQTSPVYRTKQSANYFRRGLQSVVPSIPSPSRKVNKDLLIPEGSTKAGRAATAKVLRRSSVKAAARTVLLRLYKKSYVNRLSNPVGKALDVYQLYSTAPGLAKDTRVTFADYVPVSAAKHLAEATDARTFYRFGPGVKGQTSSYRGARPVLKDFFGALDARIAGGSTAAVFRLAHGEVTMPFAALIKAPRSQKQASRAFSYGSNPWRGFVAGRLAGNLEWTAFRNASGEVLVTMRYNEQPVQFNASCTPSALNPYFYRVSQLKSCLG
- a CDS encoding glycoside hydrolase family 6 protein is translated as MLRPSRAARLLSVVIACLVAVAVLTPVQASAKTDPRLTRPLFADPTSTAAVAAKRDKRFASLARTPQAFWATDGLPTRTVRRSVAAYTKRAAKKKRTPVIAVYAIPARDCGSHSAGTFDPRTYRRWIAQVAAGLKGAKAIVVLEPDALAMLGQCDQGDRIGLIRYAVGKLKRAGAWVYLDAGHSRWIAPDVMAQRLKAAGISSARGFATNVASFQATADEKVYGDAVVASLRTRGVTGKRYVIETARNGAPTAAGDFCNPVAARVGAKPRIVRRGAIDAYLWVKHPGESDGACNGGPRAGAWWAAGALTLLGR
- a CDS encoding serine/threonine-protein kinase: MAPDPLATTPIVPIGVPQTVPVEQRFELLGRIGAGNHGVVFRARDSQLQREVAIKRFSHFLADDPRAMRRITREVATLARVSHPHVVTVHDLVHMADGDGEITPHLVMELVEGTSLKDLLALRGPSLRSVIVVRGVLEGLAACHAADILHLDIKPANILVTQDGGIKIVDFGIARAASDATATVAGTPHYMAPEQFDGRADERSDIYSVGCLLYECLTGTPPFAGTMASQLLAHRSHPRPDPRAITPEVPAALADVVRKAMAIDPADRYQSVQEMRAALTGISTTPDIGAGPRPVAAAAPGVVRPLPVNEPVSEPATEAVAADDVVTRWTKLQTLAIGLALAAFVVALVPSLIWFTNDFVPYEYRPPAMQDSDAGAWWMLAVVLATTILLLRRRAFFSSLSGPPVGEPRAERLVDGEMRSGIRVAAGAALRGSLPMLFPAYVVLVAAVADTGGVAWPDDVFSGWGVCWLLMPLACVFLGVQSVTKLRLRFGAVLKSTTYAFGAAAAAALFVAYPLVQ
- a CDS encoding FhaA domain-containing protein, with the protein product MGLLSTLTSNLLILVVFVVVILGGLRIAQSIFGTSTKKAAATEIAAKLVSYPTGSAAVLRRRFARALTGQHVIMPSGERLAFGELAVRIAPEDLERLDPDGDLERLGEDGAVLYRDHAERVGWALPAEVRVTVQVDPGLRSGWIPPARGTGRAEPVRREPTAQPIGWDAVSESPSRAARPRPVPSAPRAAIDPDATMNFPALVPDLHDPAPTMNVAGVLRLARGGRASVVGADGAVLGRLPASPVTFPEPEVSYRHAAIRQQGPTWQIKDLGSTNGTTVDGEPISGDWVTLRGGAVIKLAGVTVTVALDTTGTVHLQGVTGQ
- a CDS encoding tetratricopeptide repeat protein, with translation MNWDELGDELERIGSTPDLAYRVGEYRRLLDDYSPGQEGRAEVLANLADDLTADGQLDEAESLYEQAIADGGRTVLNPHVGLLSVALERVDDARADELLAVLLAESRADRLVVGDYEWIGETLEEAGRLRAALRWFTIPLRDIQPADIDLMPVLALNGRWRVRRALDLPIDAYDEAYEVWHEVNESKP
- a CDS encoding NADP-dependent oxidoreductase, whose amino-acid sequence is MKAVTYASFGGPLELTEVDEPKVGPDWVLVRVLASSVNPVDWKVAAGGLEPLLDTFFPVIPGWDVSGVVEAVGPAVTTLEPGDEVFGYLRKDAVHGGTLAEKVAAPVRTVTRKPANASFEEAAAIPLAGLTAFQCLVHTLEVAPGDTVLIHGASGGVGSFAVQIAVSLGARVIGTASEGNHDYLRDLGAEPVEYGDGLVERVRAIVPDGVTAVLDLHGSDLAVSPELLAESSAGRIASIIDPGVNDMGGQYVFVTPDVDDLTELAELFDDGTITVQIAAKFPLAETQQAWELSQDGHTRGKIVITVP